Proteins encoded within one genomic window of Flavobacterium sp. NG2:
- a CDS encoding phosphoribosylaminoimidazolesuccinocarboxamide synthase produces MSNTITTTNFNFPNQKSVYRGKVREVYNINDDLLVMIATDRLSAFDVVLPKGIPYKGQILNQIATKFMELTADIVPNWLIATPDPSVAVGYLCEPFKVEMVIRGYLSGHASREYAAGKRTLCGVAMPEGLKENDKFPEPIITPTTKADNGEHDADISREAILANGLVTEEDYIVLENYTRALFQRGTEIAASRGLILVDTKYEFGKTKEGQIVLIDEIHTPDSSRYFYAEGYQERQDKGEEQKQLSKEFVRRWLIENGFQGKEGQQIPEMTDAYIETVSDRYIELYENILGEKFVKADITNINERIEKNVLNYLASK; encoded by the coding sequence ATGAGCAATACAATAACAACTACCAATTTTAATTTTCCAAATCAAAAATCGGTTTATAGAGGTAAAGTTAGAGAAGTGTATAATATCAATGATGATTTATTAGTGATGATTGCTACCGATAGATTATCAGCTTTTGATGTGGTATTGCCAAAAGGGATTCCGTACAAAGGACAAATTTTGAACCAAATCGCCACTAAATTCATGGAATTAACAGCTGATATTGTTCCTAACTGGTTGATAGCTACTCCAGACCCAAGTGTTGCTGTAGGTTATTTGTGTGAGCCTTTCAAAGTAGAAATGGTGATTCGTGGTTACCTGTCAGGTCATGCTTCTCGTGAGTATGCTGCTGGAAAAAGAACGCTTTGTGGTGTTGCCATGCCAGAAGGGTTAAAAGAAAACGATAAATTTCCTGAACCTATTATCACGCCAACAACAAAGGCAGATAACGGAGAACACGATGCCGATATTTCTAGAGAAGCGATTCTAGCCAATGGCTTGGTAACTGAAGAAGATTATATAGTACTTGAAAACTATACTAGAGCTTTGTTTCAAAGAGGTACTGAAATTGCCGCAAGTCGTGGTTTGATTTTGGTTGATACCAAATACGAATTCGGAAAAACAAAAGAAGGACAAATTGTTTTGATTGACGAAATCCACACTCCAGATTCTTCTCGCTATTTTTATGCTGAGGGTTACCAAGAAAGACAGGACAAAGGTGAAGAGCAAAAACAATTGTCTAAAGAGTTTGTTCGTCGTTGGTTAATTGAAAATGGTTTCCAAGGTAAAGAAGGTCAACAAATCCCTGAAATGACTGATGCTTACATTGAAACAGTTTCAGATAGATATATCGAATTATACGAAAATATATTAGGTGAAAAGTTTGTAAAAGCTGATATCACCAACATCAATGAAAGAATTGAGAAAAATGTGTTGAATTATTTAGCTTCAAAATAA